One genomic region from Doryrhamphus excisus isolate RoL2022-K1 chromosome 14, RoL_Dexc_1.0, whole genome shotgun sequence encodes:
- the pygo2 gene encoding pygopus homolog 2 isoform X1, whose translation MAAESGRLLAGQGKRSKASQMKSPEKKKTRKSTSQAAGFSHLTEFAPPPTPMVDHLVASNPFDDDFGPPSRPSGAGGPGSAPFLPSPGAGGGGGYGGGSRMGGGGGGGMAFMGGPGSGQPGRRPPFGPPSNAGPHHQLGFGGMPGFGGGGGGAGGGGGGGFPPGGPSQFNMPPNFSPPMHPGSGFNPMLSPGGMGGPGGGGPPHPRFGMPPQQQHGQGGHPFNSPPLPGGGGPRGPPHGPMPPMGGMGPGQGMNMMSGMGGGPGGNMLGGLPGMPPQGQFPPSQDGSYPGPSPPGNEDGKNFGGAGGPPPGPQQQQQQQQQQQQQQQLNLNPNGPPPPNNTTPGPPNSGPQQPGGDFPGHPDMQQPNAGTPGQPSSAQPQPNSSPSGPLNGSGQPQHPPPNQLQPPNNANTPNSNNSVQQQQSTPPNSASGSASHNQQNNTPGTGGPMPNAAPNSGQNNMTNNNGGNTPGSNPNPPSNSTSTPNTQSPLPPGPSAPLAGPGSGPGKLGGPGMVFPCGLCVAEVHDDQDAILCEASCQRWFHRDCTGLTEPAYGLLTRESAAVWACDFCIKTKDIQAVFVRQGLSQLVAANES comes from the exons ATGGCTGCCGAATCGGGGAGACTACTGGCGGGACAAGGAAAGCGAAGCAAAG CTTCACAAATGAAGAgcccagagaagaagaagacgagaaAGTCCACGTCACAG GCAGCGGGCTTCTCGCACCTCACAGAGTTTGCACCCCCTCCCACCCCTATGGTGGACCACCTGGTGGCTTCCAACCCTTTCGACGATGATTTCGGACCGCCATCTCGACCCAGTGGAGCGGGCGGACCTGGCAGCGCCCCTTTTCTTCCCAGCCCaggtgcaggaggaggaggcggttATGGAGGCGGGAGCCGAATgggcggtggcggcggtggtggtaTGGCTTTCATGGGAGGACCAGGCAGCGGACAGCCAGGACGTAGACCGCCATTTGGACCGCCATCCAATGCGGGACCTCACCACCAGTTAGGTTTTGGCGGGATGCCTGGCTTTggaggtgggggcgggggtgctggtgggggaggagggggtggaTTCCCTCCTGGTGGACCGTCTCAATTCAATATGCCGCCAAATTTCAGTCCACCTATGCACCCAGGGTCGGGCTTTAACCCCATGTTGTCTCCAGGGGGTATGGGAGGTCCCGGAGGGGGAGGTCCACCTCACCCTAGATTTGGCATGCCTCCACAACAGCAGCATGGACAAGGGGGACACCCATTTAATAGTCCACCATTACCTGGTGGAGGAGGACCCAGAGGGCCCCCACATGGGCCCATGCCTCCCATGGGTGGCATGGGGCCCGGCCAGGGAATGAACATGATGAGTGGAATGGGTGGTGGTCCCGGAGGCAACATGTTGGGGGGACTACCAGGCATGCCCCCCCAAGGACAGTTCCCTCCCTCACAGGATGGCTCCTATCCTGGTCCGAGTCCGCCAGGCAACGAGGATGGAAAGAATTTTGGGGGAGCAGGAGGACCTCCACCTGggcctcagcagcagcagcagcaacaacaacaacaacaacagcagcagcagcttaaCCTAAACCCCAATGGCCCCCCTCCTCCTAATAATACAACCCCTGGTCCTCCTAACTCTGGTCCCCAACAGCCTGGAGGTGACTTCCCAGGTCACCCTGACATGCAACAACCCAACGCTGGCACACCTGGCCAACCTTCCTCGGCGCAGCCACAGCCCAACTCCTCCCCCAGTGGACCCCTGAATGGGTCAGGCCAACCCCAGCATCCACCCCCAAATCAGCTGCAGCCACCCAACAACGCCAACACCCCCAACTCAAACAACTCAGTCCAACAACAGCAGTCTACTCCACCAAACTCCGCCTCAGGCTCCGCTTCTCACAACCAGCAGAACAACACTCCTGGCACTGGTGGTCCCATGCCTAATGCCGCCCCCAATTCAGGTCAGAACAACATGACCAACAACAATGGAGGCAACACCCCCGGCAGCAACCCCAACCCTCCATCAAACTCCACTTCCACCCCAAACACCCAGTCCCCCTTACCTCCCGGCCCGTCCGCCCCCTTGGCAGGGCCCGGCTCTGGCCCGGGGAAGCTGGGCGGTCCCGGCATGGTCTTCCCCTGCGGTTTGTGTGTGGCGGAGGTGCACGACGACCAGGACGCCATCCTGTGCGAGGCGTCATGCCAGCGCTGGTTCCATCGCGACTGCACAGGTCTGACGGAGCCCGCGTACGGGCTGCTGACGCGGGAGAGCGCCGCCGTGTGGGCTTGTGACTTCTGCATCAAAACCAAGGACATCCAAGCCGTGTTTGTGCGTCAGGGACTGAGCCAGCTGGTGGCGGCTAATGAGAGCTGA
- the pygo2 gene encoding pygopus homolog 2 isoform X3, whose protein sequence is MVDHLVASNPFDDDFGPPSRPSGAGGPGSAPFLPSPGAGGGGGYGGGSRMGGGGGGGMAFMGGPGSGQPGRRPPFGPPSNAGPHHQLGFGGMPGFGGGGGGAGGGGGGGFPPGGPSQFNMPPNFSPPMHPGSGFNPMLSPGGMGGPGGGGPPHPRFGMPPQQQHGQGGHPFNSPPLPGGGGPRGPPHGPMPPMGGMGPGQGMNMMSGMGGGPGGNMLGGLPGMPPQGQFPPSQDGSYPGPSPPGNEDGKNFGGAGGPPPGPQQQQQQQQQQQQQQQLNLNPNGPPPPNNTTPGPPNSGPQQPGGDFPGHPDMQQPNAGTPGQPSSAQPQPNSSPSGPLNGSGQPQHPPPNQLQPPNNANTPNSNNSVQQQQSTPPNSASGSASHNQQNNTPGTGGPMPNAAPNSGQNNMTNNNGGNTPGSNPNPPSNSTSTPNTQSPLPPGPSAPLAGPGSGPGKLGGPGMVFPCGLCVAEVHDDQDAILCEASCQRWFHRDCTGLTEPAYGLLTRESAAVWACDFCIKTKDIQAVFVRQGLSQLVAANES, encoded by the coding sequence ATGGTGGACCACCTGGTGGCTTCCAACCCTTTCGACGATGATTTCGGACCGCCATCTCGACCCAGTGGAGCGGGCGGACCTGGCAGCGCCCCTTTTCTTCCCAGCCCaggtgcaggaggaggaggcggttATGGAGGCGGGAGCCGAATgggcggtggcggcggtggtggtaTGGCTTTCATGGGAGGACCAGGCAGCGGACAGCCAGGACGTAGACCGCCATTTGGACCGCCATCCAATGCGGGACCTCACCACCAGTTAGGTTTTGGCGGGATGCCTGGCTTTggaggtgggggcgggggtgctggtgggggaggagggggtggaTTCCCTCCTGGTGGACCGTCTCAATTCAATATGCCGCCAAATTTCAGTCCACCTATGCACCCAGGGTCGGGCTTTAACCCCATGTTGTCTCCAGGGGGTATGGGAGGTCCCGGAGGGGGAGGTCCACCTCACCCTAGATTTGGCATGCCTCCACAACAGCAGCATGGACAAGGGGGACACCCATTTAATAGTCCACCATTACCTGGTGGAGGAGGACCCAGAGGGCCCCCACATGGGCCCATGCCTCCCATGGGTGGCATGGGGCCCGGCCAGGGAATGAACATGATGAGTGGAATGGGTGGTGGTCCCGGAGGCAACATGTTGGGGGGACTACCAGGCATGCCCCCCCAAGGACAGTTCCCTCCCTCACAGGATGGCTCCTATCCTGGTCCGAGTCCGCCAGGCAACGAGGATGGAAAGAATTTTGGGGGAGCAGGAGGACCTCCACCTGggcctcagcagcagcagcagcaacaacaacaacaacaacagcagcagcagcttaaCCTAAACCCCAATGGCCCCCCTCCTCCTAATAATACAACCCCTGGTCCTCCTAACTCTGGTCCCCAACAGCCTGGAGGTGACTTCCCAGGTCACCCTGACATGCAACAACCCAACGCTGGCACACCTGGCCAACCTTCCTCGGCGCAGCCACAGCCCAACTCCTCCCCCAGTGGACCCCTGAATGGGTCAGGCCAACCCCAGCATCCACCCCCAAATCAGCTGCAGCCACCCAACAACGCCAACACCCCCAACTCAAACAACTCAGTCCAACAACAGCAGTCTACTCCACCAAACTCCGCCTCAGGCTCCGCTTCTCACAACCAGCAGAACAACACTCCTGGCACTGGTGGTCCCATGCCTAATGCCGCCCCCAATTCAGGTCAGAACAACATGACCAACAACAATGGAGGCAACACCCCCGGCAGCAACCCCAACCCTCCATCAAACTCCACTTCCACCCCAAACACCCAGTCCCCCTTACCTCCCGGCCCGTCCGCCCCCTTGGCAGGGCCCGGCTCTGGCCCGGGGAAGCTGGGCGGTCCCGGCATGGTCTTCCCCTGCGGTTTGTGTGTGGCGGAGGTGCACGACGACCAGGACGCCATCCTGTGCGAGGCGTCATGCCAGCGCTGGTTCCATCGCGACTGCACAGGTCTGACGGAGCCCGCGTACGGGCTGCTGACGCGGGAGAGCGCCGCCGTGTGGGCTTGTGACTTCTGCATCAAAACCAAGGACATCCAAGCCGTGTTTGTGCGTCAGGGACTGAGCCAGCTGGTGGCGGCTAATGAGAGCTGA
- the pygo2 gene encoding pygopus homolog 2 isoform X2 yields the protein MKSPEKKKTRKSTSQAAGFSHLTEFAPPPTPMVDHLVASNPFDDDFGPPSRPSGAGGPGSAPFLPSPGAGGGGGYGGGSRMGGGGGGGMAFMGGPGSGQPGRRPPFGPPSNAGPHHQLGFGGMPGFGGGGGGAGGGGGGGFPPGGPSQFNMPPNFSPPMHPGSGFNPMLSPGGMGGPGGGGPPHPRFGMPPQQQHGQGGHPFNSPPLPGGGGPRGPPHGPMPPMGGMGPGQGMNMMSGMGGGPGGNMLGGLPGMPPQGQFPPSQDGSYPGPSPPGNEDGKNFGGAGGPPPGPQQQQQQQQQQQQQQQLNLNPNGPPPPNNTTPGPPNSGPQQPGGDFPGHPDMQQPNAGTPGQPSSAQPQPNSSPSGPLNGSGQPQHPPPNQLQPPNNANTPNSNNSVQQQQSTPPNSASGSASHNQQNNTPGTGGPMPNAAPNSGQNNMTNNNGGNTPGSNPNPPSNSTSTPNTQSPLPPGPSAPLAGPGSGPGKLGGPGMVFPCGLCVAEVHDDQDAILCEASCQRWFHRDCTGLTEPAYGLLTRESAAVWACDFCIKTKDIQAVFVRQGLSQLVAANES from the exons ATGAAGAgcccagagaagaagaagacgagaaAGTCCACGTCACAG GCAGCGGGCTTCTCGCACCTCACAGAGTTTGCACCCCCTCCCACCCCTATGGTGGACCACCTGGTGGCTTCCAACCCTTTCGACGATGATTTCGGACCGCCATCTCGACCCAGTGGAGCGGGCGGACCTGGCAGCGCCCCTTTTCTTCCCAGCCCaggtgcaggaggaggaggcggttATGGAGGCGGGAGCCGAATgggcggtggcggcggtggtggtaTGGCTTTCATGGGAGGACCAGGCAGCGGACAGCCAGGACGTAGACCGCCATTTGGACCGCCATCCAATGCGGGACCTCACCACCAGTTAGGTTTTGGCGGGATGCCTGGCTTTggaggtgggggcgggggtgctggtgggggaggagggggtggaTTCCCTCCTGGTGGACCGTCTCAATTCAATATGCCGCCAAATTTCAGTCCACCTATGCACCCAGGGTCGGGCTTTAACCCCATGTTGTCTCCAGGGGGTATGGGAGGTCCCGGAGGGGGAGGTCCACCTCACCCTAGATTTGGCATGCCTCCACAACAGCAGCATGGACAAGGGGGACACCCATTTAATAGTCCACCATTACCTGGTGGAGGAGGACCCAGAGGGCCCCCACATGGGCCCATGCCTCCCATGGGTGGCATGGGGCCCGGCCAGGGAATGAACATGATGAGTGGAATGGGTGGTGGTCCCGGAGGCAACATGTTGGGGGGACTACCAGGCATGCCCCCCCAAGGACAGTTCCCTCCCTCACAGGATGGCTCCTATCCTGGTCCGAGTCCGCCAGGCAACGAGGATGGAAAGAATTTTGGGGGAGCAGGAGGACCTCCACCTGggcctcagcagcagcagcagcaacaacaacaacaacaacagcagcagcagcttaaCCTAAACCCCAATGGCCCCCCTCCTCCTAATAATACAACCCCTGGTCCTCCTAACTCTGGTCCCCAACAGCCTGGAGGTGACTTCCCAGGTCACCCTGACATGCAACAACCCAACGCTGGCACACCTGGCCAACCTTCCTCGGCGCAGCCACAGCCCAACTCCTCCCCCAGTGGACCCCTGAATGGGTCAGGCCAACCCCAGCATCCACCCCCAAATCAGCTGCAGCCACCCAACAACGCCAACACCCCCAACTCAAACAACTCAGTCCAACAACAGCAGTCTACTCCACCAAACTCCGCCTCAGGCTCCGCTTCTCACAACCAGCAGAACAACACTCCTGGCACTGGTGGTCCCATGCCTAATGCCGCCCCCAATTCAGGTCAGAACAACATGACCAACAACAATGGAGGCAACACCCCCGGCAGCAACCCCAACCCTCCATCAAACTCCACTTCCACCCCAAACACCCAGTCCCCCTTACCTCCCGGCCCGTCCGCCCCCTTGGCAGGGCCCGGCTCTGGCCCGGGGAAGCTGGGCGGTCCCGGCATGGTCTTCCCCTGCGGTTTGTGTGTGGCGGAGGTGCACGACGACCAGGACGCCATCCTGTGCGAGGCGTCATGCCAGCGCTGGTTCCATCGCGACTGCACAGGTCTGACGGAGCCCGCGTACGGGCTGCTGACGCGGGAGAGCGCCGCCGTGTGGGCTTGTGACTTCTGCATCAAAACCAAGGACATCCAAGCCGTGTTTGTGCGTCAGGGACTGAGCCAGCTGGTGGCGGCTAATGAGAGCTGA